In one Melopsittacus undulatus isolate bMelUnd1 chromosome 4, bMelUnd1.mat.Z, whole genome shotgun sequence genomic region, the following are encoded:
- the AAMP gene encoding angio-associated migratory cell protein — MEPAEGPGVVDFHGDEEIIEVVELGPPGPDDLADEMEDVDFDEGGEEPDAEVWETEDEEAGGDGMEPQDDSEVTFSLHSASVFCVSLDPKTNTLAVTGGEDDKAFVWRVSDGELLFECTGHKDSVTCVGFSHDSMFVATGDMSGLIKVWRVDAKEEVWSFEVGDLEWMEWHPQAHVLLAGTADGNSWMWKIPSGDCKTFQGPACPATCGRILPDGKRAVVGYEDGTMRIWDLKQGTSLHVLKGQDGHQDPLTCLASNQDGSLILTGSVDCNAKLISCATGKVVCVFKMESTAPKAPGGESEEAESNSVETLGFCNVMPLAAVGYLDGTLAIYDLLTQSLRHKCQHESGIVQLLWEESSAVVYTCSLDGAVRLWDARSGKMISEYRGHSAEILDFAVNKDASIVVTTSGDHQAKVFCVQRPDR; from the exons ATGGAGCCCGCCGAGGGGCCGGGCGTGGTGGACTTCCATGGCGATGAGGAGATCATCGAGGTGGTGGAGCTGGGCCCGCCCGGGCCGG ATGACCTAGCCGACGAGATGGAGGACGTGGACTTCGACGAGGGGGGAGAAGAGCCCGATGCCGAGGTGTGGGAGACGGAGGACGAGGAGGCGGGGGGAGACGGCATGGAGCCGCAGGATGACAGCGAGGTCACGTTCTCCCTCCACTCAG CTTCTGTTTTCTGCGTGAGCCTTGACCCTAAGACCAACACGTTAGCAGTGACGGGTGGGGAGGATGATAAGGCCTTTGTGTGGCGCGTGAGCGATGGAGAGCTCCTGTTCGAATGCACAG GGCACAAGGACTCAGTCACCTGTGTTGGCTTCAGTCATGACTCCATGTTTGTGGCCACTGGTGACATGTCTGGGCTTATCAAAGTATGGCGGGTGGATGCCAAGGAAGAAGTGTGGTCCTTTGAAGTGGGGGACTTGGAG TGGATGGAGTGGCACCCTCAAGCCCACGTCCTTCTGGCGGGCACAGCTGATGGCAACTCCTGGATGTGGAAAATCCCCAGTGGAGACTGCAAAACCTTCCAGGGCCCTGCGTGCCCAGCCACATGTGGCAGGATCCTGCCTGATG GGAAGCGAGCAGTGGTGGGGTACGAGGATGGGACCATGCGCATCTGGGACCTGAAGCAGGGAACCTCACTGCATGTCCTGAAAG GCCAGGATGGTCACCAGGACCCCTTGACCTGCTTGGCCAGCAATCAGGACGGCAGTTTGATCCTGACGGGCTCCGTGGACTGCAACGCCAAGCTCATCAGCTGCGCCACGGGCAAG GTGGTGTGCGTGTTCAAGATGGAAAGCACGGCCCCCAAAGCCCCTGGTGGTGAGAGCGAAGAGGCAGAGTCCAACTCGGTGGAAACCCTGGGCTTCTGTAACGT GATGCCGTTGGCTGCTGTGGGGTACCTGGATGGCACGCTGGCTATCTATGATCTCTTGACACAGAGCTTGAGGCATAAGTGCCAACATGAG TCGGGGATTGTGCAGTTGCTGTGGGAGGAGAGCTCGGCCGTGGTGTACACCTGCAGCCTGGATGGGGCCGTGCGGCTCTGGGATGCGCGCTCAGGGAAGATGATCAGCGAGTACCGAGGGCACTCGGCCGAAATCCTTGACTTTGCTGTCAACAA GGATGCCTCCATTGTGGTGACAACCTCTGGTGACCACCAAGCCAAAGTGTTCTGCGTGCAGCGTCCCGATCGCTAG
- the PNKD gene encoding probable hydrolase PNKD produces MALAGPLLFRVGYSLYTRTRLGYLFYQRQVRKARERYPHGHSVSQPCCFPGVKILPIPVLSNNYSYLVIDTSSSRAAAIDPSDPLAVQAAIEKEGVMLEAIFCTHKHWDHSGGNAELCQQHSSCKVYGSALDSIPDLTNPLTDREKVSVGCLTFQALATPGHTVGHMVYVLDGEPFGGPPCLFSGDLLFLSGCGRLFEGSAETMLTSLDLAMGLGEDTLLWPGHEYALECLTFASLLELDNPALDQKWRWVMQQRQEKRITCPSTLGEEQTYNPFLRTHRPELHAALGLQQGAGEHPSAFRARVLKEVRRRKDLYKAP; encoded by the exons ATGGCCCTCGCCGGCCCGCTGCTGTTCCGCGTGGG GTACAGCCTATACACCCGCACAAGGCTGGGCTACCTCTTCTATCAGCGGCAGGTGAGGAAGGCCAGGGAGCGGTACCCACACGGCCACTCCGTGTCCCAGCCATGCTGCTTCCCCG GGGTGAAAATCCTGCCCATTCCCGTGCTTTCCAACAACTACAGCTACCTGGTCATCGACACCAGCTCCAGCCGTGCAGCTGCCATCGACCCCTCTGACCCACTGGCTGTGCAG gcTGCCATTGAAAAAGAGGGGGTGATGCTGGAGGCCATATTCTGCACCCACAAACACTG GGACCACAGTGGGGGGAACGCggagctctgccagcagcacagctcctgcaaggTGTATGGCAGCGCCCTTGATTCCATCCCAGACCTTACCAA CCCGCTTACAGACAGGGAGAAGGTGAGCGTGGGCTGCCTGACCTTCCAGGCGCTTGCCACGCCTGGCCACACCGTGGGCCATATGGTATACGTGCTGGATGGGGAGCCTTTTGGCGGCCCCCCCTGCCTCTTCTCTGGGgacctcctcttcctctctggcTGCG GCAGGCTGTTTGAGGGCTCCGCTGAGACCATGCTCACCTCCCTGGACTTGGCCATGGGCTTGGGTGAGGACACACTGCTGTGGCCAG GCCATGAGTATGCACTGGAGTGCCTGACCTTCGCCAGCCTCCTGGAGCTGGACAACCCTGCGCTGGACCAGAAGTGGCGGTGGGTGATGCAGCAGCGCCAGGAGAAGAGAATCACG TGCCCCTCCACACTGGGGGAGGAGCAGACCTACAACCCCTTCCTGCGGACCCATCGGCCGGAGCTGCACGCAGCGCTGGGGCTGCAGCAAGGTGCGGGGGAGCACCCGAGTGCCTTCCGTGCCCGTGTCCTCAAGGAGGTGCGGCGGCGCAAGGACCTCTACAAAGCCCCTTAG
- the TMBIM1 gene encoding protein lifeguard 3, whose product MAQPSAPPAYDDKNPLYPPPPAGYPQPPHYGGYPQPGGYHPQPGGYPAPGGYAQPGGYPQPGLAMPTMPMRFGDNGMGDGSPFQSADWDDRKVRHTFIRKVYAIISLQLLVTVGIIAVFTFVHPVRSFVQRNVAIYYASYAVFLVTYLVLACCQGPRRRFPWNIILLSIFTLAMGLMTGTIASMYRTNAVLIAMLITAIVAIIVTIFCFQTKVDFTSCPGLFCVLGIVVMVTGIVTAIVLSFKYVPWLHMLYAAIGAIAFTLFLAYDTQLVLGNRKNTLSPEEYIYGALTIYTDIIYIFTFILQIVGRD is encoded by the exons ATGGCGCAGCCCAGTGCACCCCCTGCCTATGATGACAAGAACCCCCTctaccccccacccccagccgGGTACCCCCAGCCCCCCCACTATGGGGGGTACCCACAGCCCGGGGGTTACCACCCACAGCCTGGGGGATACCCTGCACCAGGCGGGTACGCACAACCAGGGGGGTACCCCCAGCCGGGGTTGGCAATGCCCACCATGCCCATGCGGTTTG GTGACAATGGCATGGGGGATGGCTCCCCATTCCAATCGGCTGACTGGGATGACAGGAAAGTCCGGCACACCTTCATCCGCAAG GTCTATGCTATCATCTCCTTGCAGCTCCTGGTGACGGTGGGGATCATCGCCGTATTCACCTTTGT CCACCCTGTCCGCTCCTTCGTCCAGAGGAATGTCGCCATCTACTATGCCTCATA tgctgtgttcctGGTGACCTACTTGGTGCTCGCCTGCTGCCAGGGTCCCCG GAGACGCTTTCCCTGGAACATCATCCTGCTGAGCATCTTT ACGCTGGCCATGGGGCTGATGACGGGGACAATTGCCAG CATGTACCGGACCAATGCTGTCCTCATTGCCATGCTGATCACCGCCATCGTGGCCATCATTGTCACCATCTTCTGCTTCCAGACCAAG GTTGATTTTACATCGTGTCCGGGGCTCTTCTGTGTGCTGGGCATTGTGGTCATGGTGACTGGAATCGTCACTGCCATCGTCCTCTCCTTCAAATAT GTCCCCTGGCTCCACATGCTGTATGCAGCCATCGGCGCCATTGCCTTCACCCTG TTCCTTGCCTATGACACCCAACTTGTGCTGGGGAACAGGAAGAACACATTAAGCCCTGAGGAGTACATCTACGGTGCCCTCACCATCTACACCGACATCATCTACATCTTCACCTTCATCCTGCAGATCGTGGGCCGTGATTAG